A window from Spiroplasma endosymbiont of Aspidapion aeneum encodes these proteins:
- a CDS encoding HAD-IC family P-type ATPase, with protein sequence MKERKKSSSKYIKEKFTNQLFRYSKLDNHDLLKELNIPAFGNNKSRKKRISKFGTNISQKPRFSFLKNSLLVCIQPFNLLLICLIILDFLTYFVINKDHQDIGEIVSAIVSIIIFCMTFTINIIERYEEFKSEQISREMQVNNYFIIKNEIPPIDEIRFEKISNDLTQIKYDKITNGDVIILNVGDTIPCDMRILWSHNFKVNDNLFRGKDIRVGKSNKYKDVEEFYDLENIILAHSYVTDGYAICVAIEIGKKRLSNYVDHNLSKENKNFYSRGITKITKYLLLSVLIVFPIIFLTSYFTTVESLRVILDTLLYSITIVVSLIPEALPAIIGFILQNGSKHIKDDNIIVKKLDTIQNLGAMDLFISDVKGVITKDKPTLIKGIDINKNKSDNVMKLAYLNAYFQHSMHFHYEKAILNHYENVPDFVKDYQVSKELYVSLTQKNGSVFIRKNNIELKIVVTSLDDIFKSLEKYRDGENVWNISTDILFLINGYCREILAQGLEPLIVATKEININKKESQDILTFEGIIVFYDELRDDAQDAMFMFDKYNVDFKIQSNDSMDYLTHISSLIGIDKISPLDSQGFAKMNAKEQWFNISNTNIYNKLTNIQKVQVIKSYKKNNHVVGFLGDGRSDLQAIKAADIGITPNNSMPLAKRFADIIILENKLTTFDNTIKWGRITFLNTIKFLKLAITTNIGLFLFLAINGMWLTFVPMTNIDLLIQNLLVDICYIAFMVDKVDNEQLAKPIKWSKRELVIYVFINSIVQPIISTMNLVIICFGLDWYKGQNTTSENIKLIQSSVFVESFITKILLFFILRTNKILFYKDKPDYRYTLTMSIIMFLVVLLPFIPGLNNTISLEKLSISFIPVMVGNIVGCIFISSFIKYLYIKLFKVWL encoded by the coding sequence ATGAAAGAAAGAAAGAAATCTAGTTCAAAATATATTAAAGAAAAATTCACAAACCAACTATTTAGATATTCTAAACTAGATAATCACGATCTTTTAAAGGAATTAAATATCCCAGCTTTTGGAAATAACAAGTCTAGAAAGAAGAGAATATCAAAATTTGGAACAAATATTAGTCAAAAACCTAGATTTAGTTTCTTAAAAAATAGTTTATTAGTTTGTATTCAACCTTTTAATCTTTTATTAATTTGTCTTATCATCCTTGATTTTTTAACTTATTTTGTTATTAATAAGGACCACCAAGATATTGGAGAGATAGTATCCGCTATAGTTTCGATTATAATTTTTTGTATGACATTTACAATCAATATAATTGAGCGATATGAGGAATTTAAGTCAGAACAAATATCTCGTGAGATGCAGGTTAATAACTATTTTATTATTAAAAATGAGATCCCACCTATTGATGAAATAAGATTTGAAAAAATAAGCAACGACCTCACACAAATTAAATATGACAAAATAACAAATGGTGATGTAATAATTTTAAATGTTGGAGATACAATACCATGTGACATGAGAATTTTATGATCACATAATTTTAAGGTAAATGACAATCTTTTCCGTGGAAAGGATATAAGAGTTGGAAAGAGTAATAAATATAAAGATGTTGAAGAATTTTATGATTTAGAAAATATAATATTGGCTCACTCATATGTTACTGATGGTTATGCTATTTGTGTGGCAATAGAAATAGGTAAAAAAAGATTATCAAACTATGTGGACCATAATTTATCGAAAGAAAATAAGAACTTTTATTCAAGAGGAATTACAAAAATAACAAAATATTTACTTTTAAGTGTCCTTATTGTTTTTCCAATAATTTTTCTAACTTCATATTTTACAACAGTCGAGAGTCTTAGAGTAATTCTTGATACACTTTTATATTCAATTACAATTGTTGTTTCCCTTATACCCGAAGCTCTTCCAGCAATTATTGGTTTTATTCTCCAAAATGGAAGCAAACATATTAAAGATGATAACATCATTGTTAAAAAACTAGATACAATTCAAAATCTAGGTGCAATGGATTTATTTATTAGTGATGTTAAGGGGGTTATTACAAAAGATAAACCAACCTTGATAAAGGGGATAGATATTAATAAAAATAAATCTGATAATGTAATGAAATTAGCTTATTTAAATGCCTATTTTCAACATTCAATGCATTTTCATTATGAAAAGGCAATACTTAACCACTATGAAAATGTCCCCGATTTTGTTAAAGATTACCAAGTTTCAAAAGAACTTTATGTATCATTAACACAAAAGAATGGAAGTGTTTTCATTCGAAAAAACAATATTGAATTAAAAATAGTTGTTACTTCACTTGATGATATTTTTAAATCATTGGAAAAATATCGCGACGGTGAAAATGTATGGAATATCTCAACAGATATCTTATTTTTAATAAATGGATATTGTCGTGAAATTTTGGCCCAAGGATTAGAACCTCTCATTGTTGCAACCAAAGAAATAAATATAAATAAAAAAGAATCACAAGATATATTAACATTTGAAGGTATTATAGTATTTTATGATGAATTACGAGATGATGCTCAAGATGCAATGTTTATGTTTGATAAATATAATGTAGATTTTAAAATTCAATCAAATGATAGTATGGATTATCTAACTCATATTAGTTCATTAATTGGGATAGATAAAATAAGTCCTTTAGATAGTCAAGGGTTTGCAAAAATGAATGCAAAAGAACAGTGATTTAATATATCAAACACAAATATTTATAATAAGTTAACCAATATTCAAAAAGTTCAGGTTATTAAATCTTATAAGAAAAATAATCATGTGGTAGGATTTCTTGGGGATGGAAGAAGTGATTTACAAGCCATAAAAGCAGCGGATATAGGAATAACACCCAATAACTCAATGCCTCTTGCAAAAAGATTTGCAGATATAATAATTTTGGAAAATAAATTAACAACATTTGATAATACGATCAAATGAGGTAGAATTACATTCTTAAATACAATCAAATTTTTAAAGTTAGCAATTACAACAAATATTGGTTTATTTCTATTTTTAGCAATCAATGGAATGTGATTGACTTTTGTGCCAATGACAAATATTGACCTTTTAATTCAAAATTTACTTGTTGATATATGTTATATTGCTTTTATGGTTGATAAAGTTGATAATGAACAACTAGCAAAACCAATAAAATGAAGTAAACGCGAGCTTGTTATCTATGTCTTTATAAACTCTATTGTCCAACCAATAATATCAACAATGAATTTGGTTATTATTTGTTTTGGTTTGGATTGATATAAAGGTCAAAACACAACATCAGAAAATATAAAATTAATTCAATCATCAGTGTTTGTGGAATCTTTTATAACTAAAATTCTCTTATTTTTTATTTTGAGAACAAATAAAATTTTATTTTATAAGGATAAACCAGATTATCGCTATACACTAACTATGTCTATTATTATGTTTCTTGTAGTTTTACTACCTTTTATTCCTGGCTTAAATAATACTATTAGCTTAGAAAAATTAAGTATTTCATTTATTCCGGTAATGGTTGGAAATATTGTTGGATGTATTTTTATTTCCTCATTCATAAAATATCTATATATTAAATTATTTAAAGTATGATTATAA
- the recO gene encoding DNA repair protein RecO has protein sequence MSFTKINAIVLNSSDIEYNKKVITVFSREFGKMSIYALGVNTMKSKNRYAIQDMSISQFEIFKARKKESMSKLKTGYIIESNIEIAKNIQNYLYLKISVDILSKLVDGEYLGTKKNAIIYDTLIKYLEYLRNDKNTFQAYLFFLCFLISFTGYIWILNKCIRCNKFPKKLIARFDYVNKGFVCYYCLHLGEVVQPDSFIEMLKDLKGEKYSSIIKKKYNIIDLVVLHNVLIEFYNSEVGIFVKEIDILKKNATTNLDEKTKKLYM, from the coding sequence ATGAGTTTTACAAAAATTAATGCAATCGTTCTAAATAGTTCAGATATTGAATATAATAAAAAAGTTATCACTGTTTTTTCTCGCGAATTTGGTAAGATGTCAATATATGCACTTGGTGTAAATACAATGAAATCTAAAAATAGATATGCTATTCAAGATATGTCAATATCACAATTTGAAATCTTTAAGGCTAGAAAAAAAGAAAGTATGTCTAAATTAAAAACTGGATATATCATAGAGAGTAATATAGAAATTGCAAAAAACATTCAGAATTATCTTTATTTAAAAATATCTGTTGATATTCTCTCAAAATTAGTTGATGGGGAATACTTAGGGACTAAAAAAAATGCAATTATATATGATACACTAATAAAGTATTTAGAATATTTAAGAAATGATAAAAATACCTTTCAAGCATATTTATTTTTCTTGTGCTTTTTAATATCTTTTACAGGGTATATATGAATTTTAAATAAATGTATAAGATGCAATAAATTTCCTAAAAAACTAATAGCTAGATTTGATTATGTAAATAAGGGTTTTGTTTGTTACTATTGTTTGCACCTTGGAGAGGTTGTCCAACCAGATTCTTTTATCGAAATGTTAAAAGATCTTAAAGGAGAAAAATATTCTTCAATAATAAAGAAAAAGTATAATATTATTGATCTTGTCGTTCTGCATAATGTTTTAATTGAGTTTTACAATTCAGAAGTAGGGATATTTGTAAAAGAAATAGACATTTTAAAGAAAAATGCCACAACAAACTTAGACGAAAAAACTAAAAAGCTTTATATGTAA
- the era gene encoding GTPase Era has protein sequence MEEKKFKTGFVSIIGRPNVGKSTLLNKLLGTKISIVTPVAQTTRDRIAGIFNSDAGQIIFYDTPGYHTSKKEMNNYMNRIIFSSSKDSDVILFVVPCNEWIGENDRFLLEKIIKFNTPVILVVTKIDLLEKENVEAKEKEWRQLWDGWVDIVKISSPVNKNLDQLIEKVYNSLPYSDIQYYPIEQITDRTNKFIIKELIREEILIKTKQEIPHSSAVLIEKYEDREKTLYINATIFVERNSQKPILIGKSGSKLKSIGTDARIKIQDFLHCKVYLELYIKVKEDWTRSGSLLKKMGYDEIS, from the coding sequence ATGGAAGAGAAGAAATTTAAAACTGGATTTGTATCAATAATTGGAAGACCTAATGTTGGAAAATCAACATTATTAAATAAATTATTGGGTACAAAAATTTCTATCGTTACCCCAGTTGCACAAACAACAAGAGATAGAATAGCTGGAATTTTTAATTCTGACGCTGGACAAATTATATTTTATGATACTCCTGGCTATCATACATCTAAAAAGGAGATGAATAATTACATGAATAGAATTATTTTTTCTTCTTCAAAAGACAGTGATGTTATTTTATTTGTTGTGCCATGCAATGAATGAATAGGGGAAAATGATAGATTTTTATTAGAAAAAATTATTAAATTTAATACTCCAGTAATCCTTGTGGTCACAAAAATTGATCTTTTAGAAAAGGAAAATGTTGAAGCAAAGGAAAAAGAATGGCGACAATTATGAGATGGTTGAGTTGATATTGTTAAGATAAGTTCTCCAGTAAATAAAAACCTTGATCAATTAATTGAAAAAGTCTATAATTCACTTCCATATAGCGACATCCAATATTATCCAATTGAACAAATAACTGATAGAACAAACAAATTTATTATCAAAGAACTTATTCGTGAAGAAATATTAATTAAAACAAAACAAGAAATCCCACATTCTTCTGCGGTGCTAATTGAAAAATATGAGGATAGAGAAAAAACCCTCTATATTAATGCAACTATTTTTGTTGAAAGAAATTCTCAGAAACCAATATTAATTGGAAAATCGGGTTCTAAATTAAAATCCATTGGTACAGATGCTAGAATAAAGATTCAAGACTTTTTACATTGTAAAGTTTATTTAGAACTTTATATAAAAGTTAAAGAAGATTGAACAAGATCTGGAAGTCTTTTAAAGAAAATGGGTTATGATGAGATCTCTTAA
- the cdd gene encoding cytidine deaminase, with the protein MKKMVNKDDIFKELLELAKRAYVPYSNFRVSCIIKLKNNEKVYGINIENAAYSPSLCGERSALASLISQGYNKDDVESFYLYTDSKGIGTMCGVCRQFMIEVLDPKQLITIFNKSGPCLEARLEEFLPYYFDKGKL; encoded by the coding sequence ATGAAGAAAATGGTAAATAAAGATGATATTTTTAAGGAGCTATTAGAATTGGCAAAAAGAGCATATGTTCCATATTCTAATTTTAGAGTTAGTTGTATTATTAAGCTAAAGAATAATGAAAAAGTTTATGGAATTAATATAGAAAATGCTGCTTATTCACCATCGCTTTGTGGAGAAAGAAGTGCGCTTGCATCATTAATATCTCAGGGTTATAATAAAGATGATGTTGAAAGCTTTTATCTTTATACAGACTCTAAGGGTATTGGAACAATGTGTGGAGTTTGTCGACAATTTATGATTGAAGTTCTTGATCCTAAACAATTAATCACAATTTTTAACAAATCTGGTCCTTGTTTAGAAGCAAGATTAGAAGAATTTTTACCTTATTATTTTGATAAAGGAAAATTATAA
- a CDS encoding diacylglycerol kinase family protein, which produces MAKEKKHNNSKRRVSPGFKLRKKFHNAFKGLVVALREESTLIYYAIITILVIGIGIWVELDSIEWAILLLTIGVLFGIEFLNTAIENFVDLLSFEYNVHAKKIKDICAAASVLNSIMSIAIGAFIFYNPFVARIEDFLK; this is translated from the coding sequence ATGGCAAAAGAAAAAAAACATAATAATTCAAAAAGAAGAGTATCTCCCGGATTTAAGTTACGAAAAAAATTCCATAACGCGTTTAAGGGTTTGGTTGTTGCTTTAAGAGAGGAAAGTACTCTAATTTATTATGCAATAATAACAATTTTAGTTATTGGAATTGGTATTTGAGTTGAATTGGATAGTATTGAGTGAGCAATTTTACTACTAACAATCGGAGTCTTATTTGGAATTGAGTTTTTAAATACTGCTATTGAGAATTTTGTAGATTTACTTAGTTTTGAATACAATGTTCACGCTAAGAAAATAAAAGATATTTGTGCAGCAGCATCTGTCTTGAATTCAATAATGTCAATTGCGATCGGAGCATTTATTTTTTATAATCCTTTTGTTGCGAGAATTGAAGATTTTTTAAAGTAG
- the ybeY gene encoding rRNA maturation RNase YbeY: MQRYCLDYYLNDEKCIEIKEIFTKDYIDEIFLFILRKLKISYYCELAIFWVNDTKAKELNIKYRKKNYIPDVLSFQVDDNLFLQTGERIIGDLFLNFSEMQRKIKTNGNTLKSEGVWCIVHGILHLLGYDHENSKKEEEEMFTLTEEIMSNFNLTYSLK; the protein is encoded by the coding sequence TTGCAAAGATATTGCCTGGATTATTATTTAAACGATGAAAAATGCATTGAAATTAAAGAAATATTTACAAAAGATTATATAGATGAGATATTTTTATTTATCCTAAGAAAACTAAAAATTTCCTATTATTGTGAATTGGCAATTTTTTGAGTTAATGACACGAAAGCAAAGGAATTAAATATAAAATATCGAAAAAAAAACTATATTCCAGATGTCTTAAGTTTTCAGGTTGATGATAATTTATTTTTACAAACAGGAGAAAGAATTATTGGAGATCTTTTTTTAAATTTTTCAGAAATGCAAAGAAAAATCAAGACTAATGGGAACACTTTAAAAAGTGAAGGTGTTTGGTGTATTGTGCACGGGATTTTACATTTACTTGGATATGACCATGAAAATAGTAAAAAAGAGGAAGAAGAAATGTTTACTTTAACAGAAGAGATTATGAGTAATTTTAACCTTACTTATAGTCTCAAATAA
- a CDS encoding lipoprotein, whose protein sequence is MKKLLSILSSLGLTTSCAQSFFSVQSCGPDKVMASVSSSLEDSLLNLTTQFYPKNPSSPPDPLNPEEGSDASKPLWKDGVYNIYDTTYTKGGVSSENTVVNLSLQTLFAHSNNVPKDATKQNLIPLNKRIDNIYFGNAKLYNGLLPQGQVDESYLDSFYNLWLSTRMDILKDEIASVLDKSIKKLSESDIVNTYNSLSPNVKFNKEVNVGAEKGETPFEDEKDNPNPPSNDFPVGNWYKRIYTNYAEVCQSQMDQWMHVISNDDFTNIQNNKTYSATIYFGRVSASLKNQSVKLEKKLISFMFKK, encoded by the coding sequence ATGAAAAAATTATTGTCTATACTTAGTTCTTTAGGACTAACAACAAGTTGTGCTCAATCTTTTTTTTCTGTTCAAAGTTGTGGTCCAGACAAAGTAATGGCAAGCGTTTCATCATCGTTGGAAGATTCCTTATTAAATTTGACCACACAGTTTTATCCAAAGAATCCATCATCACCACCAGATCCATTAAATCCAGAAGAAGGTTCTGATGCATCAAAGCCTCTATGAAAAGATGGTGTATATAATATATATGATACAACGTACACTAAAGGCGGTGTTTCTTCTGAAAACACTGTTGTTAACCTTTCCTTGCAAACACTCTTTGCACATTCAAACAATGTGCCAAAAGATGCTACAAAACAAAACCTAATACCTTTAAATAAAAGGATTGATAATATTTACTTTGGAAATGCAAAATTATATAACGGTTTGCTACCCCAAGGTCAAGTTGATGAATCTTATTTAGATTCTTTTTATAATTTATGATTGAGTACACGAATGGACATATTAAAAGACGAAATCGCATCTGTGTTAGATAAATCAATAAAAAAATTATCAGAATCAGATATTGTTAACACGTATAATAGTTTGTCTCCAAATGTAAAATTTAATAAAGAAGTTAATGTTGGCGCTGAGAAGGGTGAAACCCCATTTGAAGATGAAAAAGATAATCCCAATCCTCCAAGTAATGATTTTCCCGTTGGTAATTGGTATAAGAGAATTTATACAAATTATGCTGAGGTATGTCAAAGTCAAATGGACCAATGAATGCATGTTATTAGTAATGATGATTTTACTAATATACAAAACAACAAAACATATTCTGCAACTATCTATTTTGGAAGAGTATCTGCTAGTCTAAAAAACCAGTCTGTTAAGTTAGAAAAAAAATTAATTTCATTTATGTTTAAAAAGTAA